TGTGTGAAAACtgtgtgaaaaatgttttctttttgtagaatGGTGAGCAAAGATTGTTCAGTGGTCCTGTGAACGTTGCAGAATTGGGCTGAATGAGGCTAAGGTGAACATCTATTGAAGGGTTCTGCAAGTAAATAAATTGCAAAGCACAAAAGGTTTTCAAAAGAGTTTAATAAATAATGAGGTTCTTTCTGTACTGTATAAACTATAAATATGCCATGCAGTCCTTtataacttaaaataatttacagactGAGGTAGGGGGCTAGGAGGATGCTGTCGTGGGGTTTAGATCCGTCTCAGGGTCTCCCTGACTTCctgctgagcacacacacacaggctgTGTCAATTCGAATAAACCGCCAGGCTGCTTGCTTGCCCTCCATCGTCAGCGCTTTGACAAAGGTGTGTGTTGTGGTGCAGTAAGAGTTCCAGTGCTTTGCATCAATCCCTCGGCACCCACTGGAGACTGGCTTAGGGTCCCTGCACTTGGTCTcaaaaaaatactgcttaaaaATGTTGTTGTTAATGTTGACCTCTCCCAACACTGTCACCTCTTTGCCTTTAATGTCAGTGGCTGTGGTTTTGTCCCCAACCCACATGCTGACACTGTCACACACTGAGAACTCTCCCCGGTGTAATACGGGATGTGCAGTCCTCTTGGTCCTGGCAGTCCTGTTGAGAGAACCTGTACTGCTGAGGAATCCCATATTCTGTCCTTGCCCTGACActggggggggctgtgtgctGAACAGCACCCGAGGAGACCGGAAACGCCTCCTCTTAAAGAATTTGGGGTCCATGGTGATATTTATAGCTTCTCTTCTACCTATTGTCCAAGTAGAATGACCGTGGGCTGTCTGTGGAGCTGCCATGGGAATGTGGTGTCTGTTACTCCGGTGGGTATTGACCAGGGAATGTTCTGCAGGATACTCCAGTG
This window of the Athene noctua chromosome 23, bAthNoc1.hap1.1, whole genome shotgun sequence genome carries:
- the NGF gene encoding beta-nerve growth factor, whose protein sequence is MSMLYYTLIIAFLIGTQAAPKSEDNAPLEYPAEHSLVNTHRSNRHHIPMAAPQTAHGHSTWTIGRREAINITMDPKFFKRRRFRSPRVLFSTQPPPVSGQGQNMGFLSSTGSLNRTARTKRTAHPVLHRGEFSVCDSVSMWVGDKTTATDIKGKEVTVLGEVNINNNIFKQYFFETKCRDPKPVSSGCRGIDAKHWNSYCTTTHTFVKALTMEGKQAAWRFIRIDTACVCVLSRKSGRP